The genomic window CCGCTCGCCGCGAAGATCGTCGCGGACGCGGCCATGGGCATCCACTACGCGCACATGGCCGGCAATGACGACGGCTCGCCGCTGGTGCATGGCGACGTCCGCCCGGAGACGCTGATCATCTCCTACACGGGCGTGTGCAAGGTGACGGGCTATGGCGCGCTGGGTGTCGCGCCGCGTGAGCGCGGTGGCCGCCGCGTGCGCAACCGGCGCAAGTACAGCGCGCCCGAGCAGCTGCTCGGTGGCCGCGACGCCGTCAACATCCAGACGGACGTGTTCCTGCTGGGGCTCACGCTGTACGAGCTCCTCACCGGGAAGATTCCCTTCAAGGACGCGAAGGACGCGGACACCGCCACGCTCACCGAGGCGCTCCCGCCGCTGCCGCTGACCATCCCGCGGAAGATCGACGCGGTGGTGCACAAGGCCACCGCCAAGCGCGCCAACGAGCGCTACCCCACCGCCCTCGCCATGCGCGAGGCCATCGTCGAGGCGATGGGCGGGGATCTGCCTCAGCAGGACGTCCTCACGACGTTCATGAACCGGCTCTTCCCGTCGTCCGACGAGGCTCGCTCGGCGCGCAACCGGGTCCTCGACTTCGGGATCGCCGAGGCGCTCAAGCAGGCGAAGGGCGCGAAGCCCGTGACGGGCAGCACCCCTACCGTGGCGCCCGCGGCTCCGGCACCCGCCGCGAAGGCGCCCGCCCCGGCTCCGAGCCCAGCGGTGGCCCGCCCCGCGGTGCCAGGTCCAGCGCTTCCCACGGCTCCGGCTCCGGCGCTGAGTCCGGCGGCCGTCAGCCCTGCGGCTCCGGCGCCCACTCCGAGTCCGGCGGCTGTCAGCCCGGCGGCCCCCGCGCCTGCTCCCAGCCCGGCCTCCGTCAGCCCCGCCGCTCCGACTCCGGCTCCGAGCCCGTCCTCCGTCAGCCCCGCGGCTTCAGCGGGACCGCCCGCGCCCGCCCCCCTGCCTCCGGCCGCCGCGGCTCCGGTGCCGGTGCCTCCCGCCGCTCCCGCGCCCGCGCGTCGCTCCCGCCTCCCGCTGGTGCTGGCCTCGCTGGTCCTGGTCTCCGCGGGTGCAGCCGTCGTGGTGTCGCGTGACAAGCTGCCGTCGAACCTCGCGGCCGTCGAGGAGCTGCTGGGCCTGACCACCACCCTCTCCATCTCGCCCCTGTCCCCCAACGATCCGCTGGCGCTCGCCGATGCGGGGGTGGGCACGGAGGACGCCGGAACCGCGGATGCCGGCGTGGATGGCGGAGTGGACGCAGGCGTCGAGCTCGAGCTGATCGTCGACCCGCGCGTGGACGCGCTGCTGCCCGACGGCGGAGTGCTCGGGCGCACGCCGCTGACGGTGCCCCTGCCTCCGGGCCGCTACCTGCTCTCCCTGAGCAACCCGGCGCTGGGCATCAACACCTCGCGCGTGGTGAACGTGAACCCCATGGGTCGCACCACCGCCCGCTTCTACCTGAACAAGGGCTACGTCAACGTGCGCGCGCCCGAGGGCGGCATCGTCCAGGTCGACGGCCGCAACGTGGGCACCGCTCCCATCGACGAGCTGGATCTCTACGAGGGCCAGCACCGCCTCGTCGTCACCGTGGACGGGGCGCGCTGGCAGAAGGTCTTCACGCTGGACCCCAGCCAGCGCGTCACCTTCACGGTCGACTTCGAGGACACCGAGGAGTAACGGCTCAGGCGCTCTTGCGGCGCCGGAACATCTCCTCGTACGAGCGGGCCACGCTCTGGGCGAGGATGAGCAGCTCGCCCACATCCGGCGTCGTGAGCTGCTCCGGGCCGTTGTCCAGGTACAGCAGGTGGACGACCTTGCCGCGCACCAGCAGCGGCAGGATCACCGCCGTCTTCGGGAAGGGCGGCTCGGGCCGCTTGTCCGCTCCGAGCAGGCGATAGAAGACGTTCATCGCCGTGTCCCGACGGACCGGGCCGATGTAGTGCGAGCGGGTGTCCCGCACCAGCCGGAACGTGTTCTGCTCCCGCAGCGCCACGCCGATGCGGCGGACCGCGGCGTCGCGGACACCCCGGCCCATTCCGTGCCAGCCCGTCACCAGGCTGCCCTGGACGGACAGCAGCAGGCACCGCCGCCACTTGCCCACCGCGTAGCGCAGCACCGTGGTCGCCACGTCCTCGCGGTCCAGGCTCTTGGCGAGCTGCGCCTGGGCCTCGGCGAAGGAGTACGGCTTGGGAGCCGGCTGGCGCGTCGAGGCGGCTCCGGGACGCCTGGTGGCGGCCTTTCCAGGCGCGGCGGCGGGCTTCGCGGCGGCCACCGGGGCGCTGACCGGCGCCTGCCTCGGAGCAGCCACGGGCGGCACGGAGGGCGCCACGGGCGGCACGACCGGAGCCACGGGGGGCAGCGCGGCCCACGGCTGGGCGGGTTGCGACGCGCCCTCGTCCGAGGGGACGGGGATGAAGCCCGAGGAGGGCCGGGCCGCGGGGGGTGGCTCCACGGGCACGGGAATGAACGGAATCGTGGGAATCGACCGGGGCGTCCCGGCGGAGGGCCGGGCCGGAGCCACGGGGGGCGCAGCCACGGGCGGCGCAGCCACGGGCGGCTCGGCCACGGGCGGCAGGGAGTAGTCGGGGACGGGAGGCGCGCTCGCGAAGGGCTGCTCCGGCTCCGGGACGCGGGGTGCGTCCGGCAGCGGCCACATCGGCAATGTCGGCCGCTCGACCGGCGGGGCAGCCGGCGCATCCGGCAGCGTCCACATCGGGATCGTCGGTCGCTCGACCGGCGGGGCGGCCGGAGCTGCCGGCAGTGTCCACATCGGGATCGTCGGCCGCTCGGGAGGCTGGGGAGCCTGGGGCAGCGGGACGTACACCTCCCCGGGCGGCTCCTCCTCCACCACCTCACCGGTGATGACCTCCTCCTCCTCGGCGGCGGCGGCGATCTCCTCGCCGGTGATGACCTCTTCCTCCTCCTCCAGCAGCTCGTTGATGAGCTCCGAGCGTGCGCCACCGGTGAGGGCCTGGGCGTAGACGGACTGGAACTCCTCCTCGCTGATGAGCTCCGAGCCCTTCGCCTGCTTCGTCAGGCGGCCCGTGGGATCGTGGCGCTCCGGGGCGGGCTTCGGCCGCTCGACGGCCTTCATGTCGATGGCGCGCAGCGGCCGGAACGCCTTGCAGTAGCGGCGCAGGAGCTGGTTCATCCGGAACTCGGGGATGATGACCGGCACCACCCGCTTGCCCGTCGCGAACGCCACCGCGTCCAGCGTCGGGTAGTCCCGCGGGTTGATGACCGCCACGCTCAACCGCGTCGCGTCCACCCGCATCGGCAGGTAGTCCTTGTCGTCCGCGTCGTTGAGGTCCACCAGCTGCAGCGCCTGGGGGTCCGGGGTCAGCTCGCCCGAGGCGTGGGCGCACCCGTGGAGCTGGCCGAGCATGCGGGCCAGGTCCTTCTCGGTAATCATCCCGAGCTCCAGGAGGTTCGTCCCCAGCCGCCCGCCCTGGACGACCTGCGTCTCCAGGGCCTCCTCGAGCGCCTGGGGCGAGATGAGCTTCTCCTGAATGAGCAGTTCCCCGAGGCGCATGTCGCCGCTTGATACCCAGCGGGATCGCCTTTCGCAAGGCGGCCCCCGCATTGATGCGCCGGGTCAGTCCTCCGGATGGTGGCTGAGCGCCACCCGGTTGCCCTCCGGGTCCCGGACATAGAAGGTCCACCGCGTCTCATTCTCCAGGGGTATCCCCGCCCGGGTGAACACCTCCACCGCCGCCGCCCGGGAGGCCTTGGGGATGCGGAAGGCCAGCAGCAGCAGCCCCGGGCGCTCGTGGCGGAAGGGGGCCTGCTCGGGCTCGCCCCCCGCCGCCTCGACGGCCAGGAAGCCCCCTCCGGGAACCCCTACCCAGATGCTCCTCAGGGAGCCATCCGGGCGGTGATGTCGGGTCAGCTCGGGAAAGCCAAGCAGGTCGCGGTAGAAAGCGGTCACCCGCTCCACGTCCCGCGCCTGGATGGCAACGTGGTGGAAGCCCTGAACGTCCATGACGTGAATGCTATGGTGGCTCGCCCCCATGGCGCGACTGCTCATCGTCGAAGACAACCTGGAACTCGCCTCGCTGATGGTCGCGGCGGCGCATAGCCGTGGCCATACCGCCCAGGCCGCACACTCGGGCGAGGAGGCGCTGGCACTGCTGCGCCCCAGGGCCTTCGACGCGGCCGTGGTGGACCTGCTCCTGCCCGACATGCGAGGCACCGAGCTGCTCACCGCCCTGGTACCCCACGGCATACCGGCCATCGCCATCAGCGGGGTGTACAAGGGGGACAAGCTCGCCCGGGAGGCGACCACCGTCTACGGGGCCCGGGACTTCTTCGGCAAGCCCTTCGAACTGGACGCCCTCCTGGACGCGCTCGAGCAGAAGTGCGGGCTGCCCCGCCTCACGCCCCCTCCCCCGCCGCCTCCCGAGGCCCAGGAGGACGAGGAGGCCATGCTCGAGCTGCTGGAGCTGCTCCCCTCGGACGAGGTGCCCGAAGAGGAGGCGAAGGAGGAGAAGAAGGAGCAGAAGAAGCCGCTACCGGAAGACGAGGAGGTGACGACCCCCGTCGCCACGGCGCTCTCGGCGGCGGACCTGGCCGAGCTCGCCTCCGAGCCCGTCGTGGCCTCCTCCGAGTCGCTCATGGGGCTGGCCGATCTGGCCGAGGCGGCCGCCACGCCCCCGCCCGAGGGCGAGAGTCAGGCCCCCCAGGGGCCGGCCGAGCCCGAGATCTTCCTGCCCTTCGGCGAGCGGGAGAAGGTGTGGACGAAGGAGGCCTCGCAGGAGCCCCCTGCCCCGCCCCGCGAGCGGCGCCGCGCCCTGCCGGAGTGGACGCTGGAGGGGGAGATCAAGGAGGCCACCATCCCCCGGCTCCTCAACGCGTACTACGAGGCGCGCCACCACGGGGAGCTCAAGCTCAAGCAGGGCCAGATCCTCAAGGTGGTCTACTTCGAGGCTGGCCAGCCGGTGTACGCCGCGTCCAACCTGTCCAACGAGCGCTTCGCCCGCTTCTGCGCCCGCAAGGGGCTGCTGACGGAGAGCGATCTGCAGGCGGTGGCGGCGCTCACGAAGGAGGAAGGCGCCCGCACCGGTGACGCGATGATCCGCCTGGGCCTGCTCACCCCGGAGAAGCGCCGCGCGCTCGTCGAGGAGCAGGTGAAGGAGATCATCTGGTCCACCTTCTCCTGGACGTCCGGAGGCTACGGCTTCAGCCCCATGCGGCTGCAGCGCGCGGGGCTGGTGAAGCTGGCCATCTTCCCCGGCGATCTCATCCTGGAGGGCGTGCTCAAGCTGGAGACGCTGGTGGCGCTGCGCCAGAAGATGCCGCGCACGCGCCGGCTGTCCCCCACGGCCGCTCCGCCCTACGGCCTGCACGAGCTGAAGCTGGCGGGCCCCCAGGCGCTGCTGCTGGCGTACGCGGATGGCTCGAAGACGGTGGACGATCTGCTCACGCTCACGGACCTCTCGGAGCGCGAGACGCTCGCCACGCTGCGGGGCCTGGAGCTGATGGGCATCCTCCAGGAGCGGCGCGAGGAGTCCAACAACAAGCGCCGCATCACCTTCGGGCTCTGAGCCAGGCTCGGAGCCTGAGGCTCAGCGCGCGCGCCGACGACGCAGCACGGCGGACAGCCCCGCCAGCGCGAGCGCCGCGAACCCCGAGCCGCCGCCCTGGCATCCACACCCCTCGGACACGGGCACCTGCAGCGGCTGCGAGACGGGGACGCCTCGCACGAAGGACTGGCCCTCGAACTTCGCCGAGCCGAGCAGCCGCGGGCGCACCAGGTACGTGAGCCGGCCCGCGGCGTTGCCCTCCAGCACGAGCCTCTTCGCCGTGAGCCACTCCCCCTCCACCGAGGCCTCCACGGGGGCGTCGTTGAAGCGCGCGCTGCCGGGGATGTAGTCCGCCCCCTGGAGGTGCTCCATGTGGTCCACCTCGCGCACCCCGCACGCCGTCAGGTTGAGCAGCTCGACGGACACGCCGATGAGATCGGTGTCGGTGCCCACGGCGTTCTCGATGCTGCGCTCCACCGAGACGAAGGGCTCCGCGGTGATGGCGACGCCATGGTCCACCGATGTCTGAAGCTGGCCGGTGCTCGCGGTGACGCGCATCACCACTTCCTGGCCGATGAGCTCCCCGAACTCCGCGTCCTTCGTGGTGATGTCGATGCTCGGGCCGGTGAAGGAGCGCTGGAGCAGCTCGGGCCCGTCCACCTGCGTCCAGGAGAGGGCCACGTCCTGGCACGGCGCCGGGGGCAGCCGCTGCACCAGGGTGCCGCTGGCCGCCTGGCCACAGGTGGCCACCACGCGAGGAGCCTCGAGCGGCGCCAGCCTCACATCGACGGGCGGAACGATCACCTCGCCCTGGACGACCGCCACTGGCGCGGACTGGAGCGGCGAGCCGCTGATCAGCTCGGCCGCCAGGCTGTAGCGCTGTCCTCCGCACACGGGGACGATCGGCAGCTGCCAGGGCGCCTGCGGGGGGAAGTTGCCCTGGATGACGGTGCCATCCTCGTGCGTCAGGGTGATGCGCACCATCACGCCACCGCGCTCCTCGATGCAGTTGACGTTGCCCACCGTGGTCACCCCGGAGACGAACTCCGGAGTGACGAGGTCGGTGGAGACCTGCAGCGTCGCGTTCTCGAGCGGAGTCCAGGCCGGATCCACGTTCACGTCGACCACGGAGGACTCTCCTGGGATGCCGGAGCCATCGCGCGTGAAGTGCCGCACGGCGAGCTTCAGCTGGGCGGCGGCGCACGCCTGGGTCTCGACGCGGAGCTCGGGGGTGACGGCCCTGGTGCCCGTGACGACCGTGCCCTGCTGGGTCTTCAGCTGGACGCCGGGGGGAAGCGACGCTCCGTCCGCGATGTCCCACACCGTGTCGACGCCCGGGAAGCCCACCACCGCGGGCTGGTCGCATGGATGAACGGGAGTGTCCGGCGTCAGCACCGCGCTGCCCTGCGTGGCGTCACCCGCCTTGAGGTTCACCACCCTGGGCGTCAGGAAGGGGGCCAGGGGCTTGCCCCAGGGCCGCACCTGGACGGTGAAGTCCCTGGGCATCGACTCGAGGTTGCCCTGATCGACCGCCTCGACGCGGTAGACGTAGCTGGCGCCATCGCGCTCGCAGAGGTAGTCCGGCGTACGGAAGACGGCGGTGCTCCCCCCGTTGTGCTGGAGCTCCGGAGCGCCCGTGGTCAGCGCTCTCCACTGGAAGCGGGTGGGCGTGCAGGACGGCGCCACCGGGTAGGTCGCCAGGAGGGTCTCGGCTGGCCCCCCGGCCTGCGCGACGGTGTTGGCGGGGCTGACCACCGGCGCCTCCATCCGGCGGGTGTGCTTCACCAGGAACGGCACGGAGACGATCTGATCATGACCCTGGAAGCCATCGGAGGCCGCGACGGTGACGGGAGCCTCGATGTCCTCGCAGACGGCGTTGGCCGTCAGCCGCAGGTCCACGCCGCCAGGCACCTCGGTCTGGGTGAGGCTCAGCGCGGGCGTGGGGCTGCCGGAGACCACCACCCGGACCGCGTCCCCGTCCGGATCCGACGCGCGGATGGTGAACAGGCGGTTCATCGTGCCTTCGGGCAGCGTCGTCCCGGTGTCCAGGGTGAGCTCGGGCGGAGAGACGTTGGAGTAGATGAGGAGGTTGTCCGGGGAGTCCTTGTTCTGGGCGATGACGCAGAACCTCGCGCCCTGGCAGCTCACGTAGCGCGGGATGTTCACCGAGGTGGGGAACGTCGGGTTGATCCGCCACTGGAGCCCGATCTCCTGGGGCTGCCCGGCCGGCACGGCGCTCAGCAGCGAGGCCACTCCGCCGTGCTGGACCGTCACCATCCCGAAGCCGTCCCCGTAGATGCTGCCCGCGCCCGTGTTCACGTCCACGCCCGTGACGTTGCCTGGGGGTGTCGGCAGCGGCAGGCTCACGAACGAAGGCTGGGTGCCGTTCACCAGCGGCCCCCGATGGAGCCCGCCGGCTCGGGAGAACAGGGCGATGGGAGTGGTCCCCTCGCCCGGGAAGAGATCGATCGCCTGCACCGCGTTGGGAGGAGTCGGGCTGTCCGGAAGGGCGTAGGTCGACTTCTTGGCTCCGTCGACGAACCAGTGGAAGTCCAGCTGTGACATCCAATCGATCACGACGAGGGCGTGCTCGGAGCCACCCTGGCGCAGCACGCCCAGGGCCATGGGTGTGCCCTCGAGAGAGACCCCGCTCTCGCTCCATGGCCTGTTCTGGAAGCCGTTGCTCCCCGCGGAGAAGTAGACCTTCGGCTCGCCCGGTGCGTTGCCGACGCGCCCCAAGGCGTAGGCGGCTCCGGAGCCCGTGATCTGGACACGATTCACACCGCTGGGCACACCATCGACGATGGGAAGGTGGTTGGCGCCGCACCCCTGGCTTCTGACGCTGTTGGAGCTCCAGTAGGAGATGAAGCAGTTCGCGCTCGAGAGGAAGGTCCCCGCGGAGGTGGCGCTGACGGGCGGCGGGTATTGGTCCACGATCTGGTCTGCCTGGAACAGAAAAGCGCCCGCGTTCGTGGATACGGAGTACACCTCCGGCCCCCAGACCCGCACGTCATTGGGAACGCCGGTCACTCCCCTCACGCGCCATTCCGCGTGCGCCGCCGACATCGTGGCCAGCAGCAGGCCGGCCATGACGGCCAGCCGCAGCCCTGGGGCCCGGCTAATAGGCCATCTCCGCGCGTAGGTAGAGCCGGTTCGACTCATCCGTCGTCTCTCCAGACAGCCCCAGGCCGCTGAAACCCAAGAGCGTATAGCCTGCGGCGAACCTCATCCCTTCGTCCACCCGATACCCCACCTCGCCCCGCAGCGAGCTGAGGGACTCTCCCTCGCGGGCCGACGTCCGGCGTGCGACCTCCACCGCTGTTTCCAGACCCCCGACCACCCTCACCGAGGGCCGCAGCGAGCCCGTCCACACCCAGGTTCCCCCGCTGCCCAGGCCCGAGCGTCCCATGTGCACCCCGGCCGCCACCGCGAGCCGATCTCCCAGGCGGACCGCGGGCAGCAGCGAGAGGACCTGACGGCCCCGATCGCCAAACGCCCGCCGCTCCCCCGGCAGCAGCTCGCGCGTCACACTGTAGCGCGCCACGAGGAGGAACGGGTCCGGCCGCCAGGCGACACTCGTCGAGCCCTCGAGCAACCGCTCCTCCAGCTGCTCGGCGTTCACGGTGTGCGCGAAGTTCACGCGCCCGGAGATGCTCAGGTCCTTTCGCAGCACGGCCTCGGTGGCCAGCGTCACCACCGCCTGCCGCCGGTCCACGGGCGTCGGGTCGCCGCGCAGCGGCACCCCGCTCTCGCGCCGCACCTCCGCCCGGGCGCTCACCCGCAGGCGCTCCAGCACGAGCTGACCGAACACTCCGCCGCTGTCGCGCTTCAGCGAGGACAGCAGCTCCAGCGGGTTGCGCACACCGCGCTCATAGCGCCCGCCCACCTCCACCCCATCGAAGGGGGCCCACCGGAAGCCCACCGCGCGCCCCAGGCGCACCGCGTTCGCGTCGTGCACGACGGCTTCCTCGGTGAAGACGGTCGTCACGCCGTCCACGGCGATGCGAGCGCCCATCATCGCGCGGCCCGCGCCGAAGTCCGGCCCGTCCACGTCCACCGAGTAGCCGCCGTAGTACGTCTCCGGCCCGCGGCGCATGGCCACGTTCGCCCAGACGCGGGGGCCCAGCTCAGGGCCCCAGCCGCCCCGGAGGCCCACGGTGGAGTCCTTGCTCAGTCGCACGTCCGCGCCCACCGAGCTGAACGAGTCGTTCACCCGACCCGGACCATCACCGCGCTGCACGAGCGCCTGACGGTGCCCCGCCAGGAAGGTCCATCGGTCGAGGGTCCAGCTGCCCTGGAGCTCCGCCGAAGTCCTCCCGCCGCCGAGCGCGGGCCCCTCCCCCGCCACCACGGGGGCGCGCAGCCAGACATCCCTCAGCGACAGGCGAGCGCGCCAGTCCGTGTCCCCATACGAGGCCCCCAGCCCCAGCGTGCGCGCGGCGATGGAGTCCGGAGCGAACGGATCGCGAGGATCCGCCGAGCGGCGATCATCCACCACCAGGGAGAGCCCGACGCTTCCCACCTCCTGCGAGGCGCTCAGGGAGAGCTGCCGGAAGAATGCGGCCTCCGTGTGCGCGCTGTCGGAGAAGCCCTGCTCCCGCCAGCGGAAGGCCGCGTCCACCGAGCCATGCCTGAAGGGCTCGCCATGGAAGCGCACGCCCAGCGCGTTGCCCTCGGAGCCAGAGCCCACGGTGGGCCGCAGGAACGAGAGCCCGCCGTCATCGGAGAGGCCGAAGCGCTGCGTGCCAATGGCCACCCCGGTGCTGCGCGCCACCTCGGCCTCCCAGGAGAACCTGTGCAGCTTGCCTTGCGCCCGTCCGGTGATGAGCTGGTAGGGGAGCAGCTCTCCCCGGCCCTCGCGCACCCCGGAGAGCACCAGCCGCGTGTGTGACCACTCCGCCCAGGCCTCGCCCCCCACCGCGTCCTGCTCGCCCGCGAGCTCGACCACGGCGTAGTCGGCGATCAGGACGGGCTCCGGCGCTCCGGTCAGCGCGTCTCCGTGGAGATCGGGCTCCGGCTTCGCCGGCAGCTCGTGGGCATGGAAGGTCCCAGCCACGAAGGACAGGGGCCGGGCCAGGAGGATGCGTCCCGCGAGGTAGTCGATCTCGTAGTCCTGCCCTCGCACCAGGCGCTGCGTGCCCATCGGCAGCCCCGTGAGCGCGTCTCGCACCTCGATGCGCAACGACTCGGAGCCCTCCGCGATGGAGGAGGCGCCCAGGAAGTAGAGCATGCCTCCGGTGGCGCGCAGCTCCTCGTGAGCGGACCTCGTGGACACGCCTCGAACCGGATCGGTGAGGCCACCGGCGAACGCGTTCACGCCCACGCGGACGGGAGTGGACTGCGCATCGGTGCCGGAAGGGAGGGCGTCGTTGAGCCACCACTGTCCGAAGTGGGTTCTCTGACGCTGCGTGTACACCTCCGCGAAGGGGCCGAAGAGCGGCCGGAAGTAGCGGCCGATCTCCCCCTCTCCCAGGCGGGCCCGGTACGTCCCCAGGCCCACGCGCCCGTACTGCTCGTGCTGGGCCTCCAGACGCAGGCGTCCCTGCGCCGGGTTGGGTGTCAGGGTGATGGAGTCGTCCCCCCACTCGTCGATGGCGCGCTCCGGATCCAGGTTCCGCTCGAAGCGCTCGGGCAGGCGGGGACGGAACCAGGACAGCGCGTTCTCATGTCGCAAGGTCCGCAGATCCGTGTCGCGCAGATCCACCTCGCCGACGAGTCGGAACCGCCCCAGCTTCGTCTCGCCGTGGGCCGCGCCCCGCCCGCGGAGCTGGAAGGCTCCCTCTTCGAGAGAGAGCACGCCCTCCAGATCCAGCAACCCCACCATGAGGGGCCGATCCTCGGCGAGGATCTCCAGATCGTGCTGCACTCCGCTGGACTCGGGCGTGGGCTTCAGCCGCACGGACACCCGGTTGAGCCCCGACTCGAGCC from Hyalangium gracile includes these protein-coding regions:
- a CDS encoding protein kinase domain-containing protein, with protein sequence MSQVRYQPLGPLLSGEGSRAFLGLALEEGAPPRPVVLIWAPQEVAQDADLTERLRRETDRAVVFDHPNILRVHGLVTLEQGLARVTEYADGETLRRIMEVTPRIPPPLAAKIVADAAMGIHYAHMAGNDDGSPLVHGDVRPETLIISYTGVCKVTGYGALGVAPRERGGRRVRNRRKYSAPEQLLGGRDAVNIQTDVFLLGLTLYELLTGKIPFKDAKDADTATLTEALPPLPLTIPRKIDAVVHKATAKRANERYPTALAMREAIVEAMGGDLPQQDVLTTFMNRLFPSSDEARSARNRVLDFGIAEALKQAKGAKPVTGSTPTVAPAAPAPAAKAPAPAPSPAVARPAVPGPALPTAPAPALSPAAVSPAAPAPTPSPAAVSPAAPAPAPSPASVSPAAPTPAPSPSSVSPAASAGPPAPAPLPPAAAAPVPVPPAAPAPARRSRLPLVLASLVLVSAGAAVVVSRDKLPSNLAAVEELLGLTTTLSISPLSPNDPLALADAGVGTEDAGTADAGVDGGVDAGVELELIVDPRVDALLPDGGVLGRTPLTVPLPPGRYLLSLSNPALGINTSRVVNVNPMGRTTARFYLNKGYVNVRAPEGGIVQVDGRNVGTAPIDELDLYEGQHRLVVTVDGARWQKVFTLDPSQRVTFTVDFEDTEE
- a CDS encoding GspE/PulE/PilB domain-containing protein, whose translation is MRLGELLIQEKLISPQALEEALETQVVQGGRLGTNLLELGMITEKDLARMLGQLHGCAHASGELTPDPQALQLVDLNDADDKDYLPMRVDATRLSVAVINPRDYPTLDAVAFATGKRVVPVIIPEFRMNQLLRRYCKAFRPLRAIDMKAVERPKPAPERHDPTGRLTKQAKGSELISEEEFQSVYAQALTGGARSELINELLEEEEEVITGEEIAAAAEEEEVITGEVVEEEPPGEVYVPLPQAPQPPERPTIPMWTLPAAPAAPPVERPTIPMWTLPDAPAAPPVERPTLPMWPLPDAPRVPEPEQPFASAPPVPDYSLPPVAEPPVAAPPVAAPPVAPARPSAGTPRSIPTIPFIPVPVEPPPAARPSSGFIPVPSDEGASQPAQPWAALPPVAPVVPPVAPSVPPVAAPRQAPVSAPVAAAKPAAAPGKAATRRPGAASTRQPAPKPYSFAEAQAQLAKSLDREDVATTVLRYAVGKWRRCLLLSVQGSLVTGWHGMGRGVRDAAVRRIGVALREQNTFRLVRDTRSHYIGPVRRDTAMNVFYRLLGADKRPEPPFPKTAVILPLLVRGKVVHLLYLDNGPEQLTTPDVGELLILAQSVARSYEEMFRRRKSA
- a CDS encoding VOC family protein codes for the protein MDVQGFHHVAIQARDVERVTAFYRDLLGFPELTRHHRPDGSLRSIWVGVPGGGFLAVEAAGGEPEQAPFRHERPGLLLLAFRIPKASRAAAVEVFTRAGIPLENETRWTFYVRDPEGNRVALSHHPED
- a CDS encoding response regulator — translated: MARLLIVEDNLELASLMVAAAHSRGHTAQAAHSGEEALALLRPRAFDAAVVDLLLPDMRGTELLTALVPHGIPAIAISGVYKGDKLAREATTVYGARDFFGKPFELDALLDALEQKCGLPRLTPPPPPPPEAQEDEEAMLELLELLPSDEVPEEEAKEEKKEQKKPLPEDEEVTTPVATALSAADLAELASEPVVASSESLMGLADLAEAAATPPPEGESQAPQGPAEPEIFLPFGEREKVWTKEASQEPPAPPRERRRALPEWTLEGEIKEATIPRLLNAYYEARHHGELKLKQGQILKVVYFEAGQPVYAASNLSNERFARFCARKGLLTESDLQAVAALTKEEGARTGDAMIRLGLLTPEKRRALVEEQVKEIIWSTFSWTSGGYGFSPMRLQRAGLVKLAIFPGDLILEGVLKLETLVALRQKMPRTRRLSPTAAPPYGLHELKLAGPQALLLAYADGSKTVDDLLTLTDLSERETLATLRGLELMGILQERREESNNKRRITFGL
- a CDS encoding MYXO-CTERM sorting domain-containing protein — translated: MAGLLLATMSAAHAEWRVRGVTGVPNDVRVWGPEVYSVSTNAGAFLFQADQIVDQYPPPVSATSAGTFLSSANCFISYWSSNSVRSQGCGANHLPIVDGVPSGVNRVQITGSGAAYALGRVGNAPGEPKVYFSAGSNGFQNRPWSESGVSLEGTPMALGVLRQGGSEHALVVIDWMSQLDFHWFVDGAKKSTYALPDSPTPPNAVQAIDLFPGEGTTPIALFSRAGGLHRGPLVNGTQPSFVSLPLPTPPGNVTGVDVNTGAGSIYGDGFGMVTVQHGGVASLLSAVPAGQPQEIGLQWRINPTFPTSVNIPRYVSCQGARFCVIAQNKDSPDNLLIYSNVSPPELTLDTGTTLPEGTMNRLFTIRASDPDGDAVRVVVSGSPTPALSLTQTEVPGGVDLRLTANAVCEDIEAPVTVAASDGFQGHDQIVSVPFLVKHTRRMEAPVVSPANTVAQAGGPAETLLATYPVAPSCTPTRFQWRALTTGAPELQHNGGSTAVFRTPDYLCERDGASYVYRVEAVDQGNLESMPRDFTVQVRPWGKPLAPFLTPRVVNLKAGDATQGSAVLTPDTPVHPCDQPAVVGFPGVDTVWDIADGASLPPGVQLKTQQGTVVTGTRAVTPELRVETQACAAAQLKLAVRHFTRDGSGIPGESSVVDVNVDPAWTPLENATLQVSTDLVTPEFVSGVTTVGNVNCIEERGGVMVRITLTHEDGTVIQGNFPPQAPWQLPIVPVCGGQRYSLAAELISGSPLQSAPVAVVQGEVIVPPVDVRLAPLEAPRVVATCGQAASGTLVQRLPPAPCQDVALSWTQVDGPELLQRSFTGPSIDITTKDAEFGELIGQEVVMRVTASTGQLQTSVDHGVAITAEPFVSVERSIENAVGTDTDLIGVSVELLNLTACGVREVDHMEHLQGADYIPGSARFNDAPVEASVEGEWLTAKRLVLEGNAAGRLTYLVRPRLLGSAKFEGQSFVRGVPVSQPLQVPVSEGCGCQGGGSGFAALALAGLSAVLRRRRAR
- a CDS encoding flagellar motor protein produces the protein MACILAVVLLPGAVRAQQALEDAPSLAATLVGRVCEDQDGDGRCGPQEPGIQNVRIVFATGIEVRTDAQGRYHLTGMDSRTPDATGGLHLRPGRHRLRVDTRTLPSRGQVSPEAVTVEVPWGAVVLQDFAVRIPVGPRPEAALAPAQVPPQAELRGEWVAFTVTGQARPGDSVQVKDVETQVTAEGSYRATVRLWRGTHLIPVIVTSSNGVARFLLQRIDAMQRQGSWLIAPREPELVGVVRLPSERGQSVPSGPSMLRVEAPEQTEVELSDRVVKVGPQGMIDVPIRLESGLNRVSVRLKPTPESSGVQHDLEILAEDRPLMVGLLDLEGVLSLEEGAFQLRGRGAAHGETKLGRFRLVGEVDLRDTDLRTLRHENALSWFRPRLPERFERNLDPERAIDEWGDDSITLTPNPAQGRLRLEAQHEQYGRVGLGTYRARLGEGEIGRYFRPLFGPFAEVYTQRQRTHFGQWWLNDALPSGTDAQSTPVRVGVNAFAGGLTDPVRGVSTRSAHEELRATGGMLYFLGASSIAEGSESLRIEVRDALTGLPMGTQRLVRGQDYEIDYLAGRILLARPLSFVAGTFHAHELPAKPEPDLHGDALTGAPEPVLIADYAVVELAGEQDAVGGEAWAEWSHTRLVLSGVREGRGELLPYQLITGRAQGKLHRFSWEAEVARSTGVAIGTQRFGLSDDGGLSFLRPTVGSGSEGNALGVRFHGEPFRHGSVDAAFRWREQGFSDSAHTEAAFFRQLSLSASQEVGSVGLSLVVDDRRSADPRDPFAPDSIAARTLGLGASYGDTDWRARLSLRDVWLRAPVVAGEGPALGGGRTSAELQGSWTLDRWTFLAGHRQALVQRGDGPGRVNDSFSSVGADVRLSKDSTVGLRGGWGPELGPRVWANVAMRRGPETYYGGYSVDVDGPDFGAGRAMMGARIAVDGVTTVFTEEAVVHDANAVRLGRAVGFRWAPFDGVEVGGRYERGVRNPLELLSSLKRDSGGVFGQLVLERLRVSARAEVRRESGVPLRGDPTPVDRRQAVVTLATEAVLRKDLSISGRVNFAHTVNAEQLEERLLEGSTSVAWRPDPFLLVARYSVTRELLPGERRAFGDRGRQVLSLLPAVRLGDRLAVAAGVHMGRSGLGSGGTWVWTGSLRPSVRVVGGLETAVEVARRTSAREGESLSSLRGEVGYRVDEGMRFAAGYTLLGFSGLGLSGETTDESNRLYLRAEMAY